The following are from one region of the Diachasmimorpha longicaudata isolate KC_UGA_2023 unplaced genomic scaffold, iyDiaLong2 ctg00000057.1, whole genome shotgun sequence genome:
- the LOC135171620 gene encoding G-box-binding factor-like, with protein sequence MFDMSLDLISDFLNDPDFNDNPIELDQRSAPPLPASPPPPPPPPPPPPPPPPPPPIMADDQQPPNIQQPQQPQHLQQYDQQLQHPHQPQQLQQQSSQLEQQPPDIQQDQHSPAQSHQYHLQPQQPQNPQQPQEPQHQPQQPQQPSQYDIHDLFGNINERMDVLEQLFVGNYNRVNEQRRGGSRGNRGGNRGNRGGNASNRGGTGGYGAGGRSQRGRLDGWNVGNGQAKENGRRRRAGQNLDHRNAIYWKSQFFQLKNRRSQRGKGGPPVINHYYASQ encoded by the exons ATGTTCGATATGTCGCTGGATCTCATTAGTGATTTTCTTAACGATCCAGATTTCAACGACAATCCA aTTGAGTTGGATCAACGCTCAGCCCCGCCTCTACCTgcatcaccaccaccaccaccaccaccaccaccaccaccaccaccaccaccaccaccaccaccaataATGGCTGACGACCAGCAACCACCCAATATCCAGCAGCCTCAGCAGCCCCAACACCTCCAACAATATGACCAACAGCTGCAGCATCCTCACCAGCCCCAACAGCTTCAGCAACAATCCTCACAGCTAGAGCAACAACCACCCGATATACAACAAGATCAACATTCACCCGCACAGTCCCACCAGTATCACCTACAACCCCAACAACCTCAGAATCCTCAGCAGCCCCAAGAGCCTCAACACCAACCTCAACAGCCTCAGCAGCCATCCCAGTACGATATCCAtgatctctttggaaatattaatgAACGCATGGATGTCTTGGAACAATTGTTTGTTGGCAATTACAATCGTGTGAATGAGCAACGTAGAGGTGGTAGTCGAGGTAACAGAGGGGGTAATCGAGGTAATAGAGGCGGTAATGCAAGTAACAGAGGAGGCACAGGTGGCTATGGAGCAGGTGGAAGGAGTCAACGGGGGCGACTAGATGGATGGAACGTGGGAAATGGACAGGCGAAAGAGAATGGTAGGAGACGAAGAGCTGGGCAAAACCTTGATCATCGTAACGCTAT ATATTGGAAGAGTCAATTCttccaattgaaaaatcgtcgATCTCAGAGGGGCAAGGGTGGTCCTCCAGTGATCAATCACTACTATGCCTCTCAATAA